One Opitutus sp. ER46 genomic region harbors:
- a CDS encoding AEC family transporter produces the protein MPSYWQLMLLVLPVFGLIGVGVGVRRLGWMDGDAETGLIRLVVNICYPCLIFESVANNPALRQPSNILLPPLVGFIVTWVGIRVCLVAARLIGLQVGSGMRTFALAAGIPNYGYLPLPIMAGIWGVESTGVLLVHNVGVETALWTVGLLVLSGLSLRDGWRRLVSPIVVALVLAVAGNLTGGAALLPKPVTDIIHGLGVCGIPLGLVMTGVNLANYLHRPAELFQPKVAAAACVLRLLLLPLLILALARYLPCSVELKRVLIVQAAMPAAVIPILMARLYGGHPRTAVQVVLTTTMLGLIVIPLWLRIGLAWVGV, from the coding sequence ATGCCCTCGTATTGGCAACTGATGCTCCTCGTCCTGCCCGTCTTCGGCCTCATCGGCGTGGGCGTGGGCGTGCGGCGTCTTGGCTGGATGGATGGCGATGCGGAGACCGGCCTGATCCGGCTCGTCGTCAACATCTGTTACCCCTGCCTCATCTTCGAATCGGTCGCCAACAACCCGGCGCTGCGGCAGCCGAGCAACATTCTCCTGCCGCCGCTCGTCGGGTTTATCGTCACGTGGGTCGGCATCCGCGTCTGTCTCGTGGCCGCGCGACTGATCGGACTGCAGGTGGGCTCCGGCATGCGCACCTTCGCCCTCGCGGCCGGCATTCCCAACTACGGCTACCTCCCGCTCCCGATCATGGCCGGCATCTGGGGTGTCGAGAGCACCGGTGTGCTGCTCGTGCACAATGTCGGCGTCGAGACCGCGCTGTGGACCGTGGGACTGCTCGTCCTGAGCGGGCTGTCCCTGCGCGATGGCTGGCGCCGGCTCGTGAGTCCAATCGTGGTGGCGCTCGTGCTGGCGGTCGCCGGAAACCTGACCGGCGGCGCCGCGCTGCTGCCGAAGCCGGTGACCGATATCATCCACGGCCTCGGCGTGTGCGGCATTCCGCTGGGCCTGGTGATGACCGGGGTGAACCTCGCGAATTACCTCCATCGTCCGGCCGAGCTGTTCCAGCCCAAGGTCGCGGCCGCGGCCTGCGTCCTTCGCCTCCTCCTCCTGCCGCTGCTGATCCTCGCGCTGGCGCGATACCTGCCCTGCTCGGTCGAGCTGAAGCGCGTGCTGATCGTGCAGGCGGCGATGCCGGCCGCGGTCATTCCCATCCTCATGGCGCGGCTTTATGGCGGCCACCCGCGGACCGCGGTCCAGGTGGTCCTGACCACGACGATGCTCGGGTTGATCGTGATCCCGCTGTGGCTGCGGATCGGCCTGGCGTGGGTCGGAGTCTGA
- a CDS encoding glycerol-3-phosphate acyltransferase yields the protein MLIVALCVGYALGCLSPGWLLVRRATGQDLRQTGSGGTGATNAARVLGGRAFLLVMALDALKAAAAVLLARWLAPETPWHVLAMPAAVAGHIWPAPLRFKGGKGAAPLLGGAVALNPFFLVAAAIPAAIAAVFVRRTFVLTTAAAAGGIASAAWLLPGTPERVAFAATVGLVLLAHRSHFVRASGPAPS from the coding sequence ATGCTTATCGTCGCTCTCTGCGTCGGTTACGCGCTTGGCTGTCTCTCCCCGGGCTGGCTGCTTGTGCGGCGCGCGACCGGCCAAGACCTCCGTCAGACGGGCAGTGGCGGCACCGGCGCGACCAATGCCGCCCGCGTTCTGGGGGGGCGGGCGTTTCTCCTGGTGATGGCGCTGGATGCGCTGAAAGCCGCGGCCGCGGTGCTGCTGGCGCGCTGGCTGGCGCCGGAGACGCCCTGGCACGTGCTCGCCATGCCCGCTGCCGTCGCCGGGCATATCTGGCCGGCTCCGCTCCGCTTCAAGGGCGGCAAGGGCGCGGCGCCGCTCCTCGGTGGCGCCGTGGCGCTGAATCCCTTTTTCCTGGTCGCCGCCGCGATCCCGGCCGCCATCGCGGCGGTGTTTGTCCGGCGCACCTTTGTGCTCACCACCGCGGCCGCCGCGGGCGGCATTGCCAGCGCCGCGTGGCTCCTGCCGGGTACGCCGGAGCGCGTCGCCTTCGCGGCCACCGTCGGACTCGTCCTTCTTGCCCATCGGTCGCACTTCGTGCGAGCGTCCGGCCCCGCCCCTTCCTGA
- a CDS encoding GNAT family N-acetyltransferase, with product MDTATVFKVATTDAEFEQIHRLNYRTFVEEIPQYAPNSVGRHIDKFHAENTYIIGVREGQVIAQIAVRRRRPFSLDAKLPDLDRYLPAGRNVVEVRLLAVDAAHRNGPVPAQLMQAVAQHCHDRGDDVAVISGAVRRLRFYRAMGFEPFGPVVGTAEAPYQPMLLTLEKFLAACQQRRSLQRDGAPALVADPRSLVNLLPGPVAVSARVLAAVGRPPVPHRAPEFMDTIAAVRHRLAALVNMPDVQIMPGSGSLGNDVIAAQIAGLGQPGIVISTGEFGERLADQARRARLNFHWEKLEWGTPITRELLDRARQSATGAGWLWCVHHETSTGVLNDLSLLKAFAREHGLKLCLDCISSIGAMAVDLDGVHLASGVSGKGLAALPGLALVFHATRPERRTDLPRYLDLGLWAASDGVPFTHSSNLVGALDVALAEVERLPGGRCEAHDDARWLRAQLRAAGFVLGADEEHASPIIVTIKLPPEISAEAMGERLERRGFLTSHRSGYLAERNWIQFCLMAPPPRPVLQTLVDAVREAAAELAAKPAEAVTSGAS from the coding sequence ATGGATACCGCCACTGTATTCAAAGTCGCCACCACGGATGCCGAGTTCGAGCAGATCCACCGGCTGAACTACCGCACGTTCGTGGAGGAGATTCCCCAGTACGCCCCCAATTCGGTGGGGCGGCACATCGACAAGTTTCACGCCGAGAACACGTACATCATCGGCGTGCGCGAGGGGCAGGTCATTGCCCAGATCGCGGTGCGGCGGCGGCGGCCGTTCTCCCTCGATGCCAAGCTGCCGGACCTCGACCGGTACCTGCCGGCCGGGCGCAACGTGGTCGAGGTGCGGCTGCTCGCGGTGGACGCCGCGCACCGCAACGGCCCGGTGCCCGCCCAGCTGATGCAGGCGGTGGCCCAGCATTGCCATGATCGCGGCGACGATGTGGCCGTCATCTCGGGCGCCGTGCGGCGGCTGCGCTTCTACCGGGCGATGGGCTTTGAACCGTTTGGGCCCGTGGTCGGCACGGCCGAGGCGCCGTACCAGCCGATGCTGCTGACGCTCGAGAAGTTCCTCGCCGCCTGCCAGCAGCGCCGCAGCCTGCAGCGCGATGGCGCGCCGGCCCTCGTCGCGGACCCGCGCAGCCTGGTCAATCTGCTTCCCGGCCCAGTCGCCGTCTCCGCCCGCGTTCTCGCGGCCGTGGGGCGCCCGCCCGTGCCGCATCGTGCACCCGAATTCATGGATACGATCGCGGCCGTGCGCCACCGGCTCGCCGCGCTGGTCAACATGCCCGACGTCCAGATCATGCCGGGCAGCGGTTCACTGGGCAACGACGTCATCGCCGCGCAGATCGCGGGGCTGGGCCAGCCCGGCATCGTGATTTCAACCGGCGAGTTCGGCGAACGGCTGGCCGATCAGGCGCGCCGCGCCCGCCTCAACTTCCATTGGGAAAAGCTCGAATGGGGTACGCCCATCACCCGCGAGCTGCTCGACCGCGCGCGGCAGTCCGCGACCGGTGCCGGCTGGCTCTGGTGCGTCCACCACGAGACGTCGACCGGCGTGCTGAATGATCTCTCGCTGCTCAAGGCCTTCGCCCGCGAGCACGGGCTCAAGCTCTGCCTCGACTGCATCAGCTCGATCGGCGCCATGGCGGTCGACCTCGATGGCGTGCACCTCGCGAGCGGCGTGAGCGGCAAGGGCCTGGCCGCGCTGCCAGGGCTGGCACTCGTGTTTCACGCCACCCGGCCCGAGCGGCGCACCGACCTGCCGCGCTATCTCGACCTGGGCCTGTGGGCCGCCTCCGACGGCGTGCCGTTCACTCATTCCTCCAACCTCGTTGGCGCGCTCGATGTCGCTCTCGCCGAGGTCGAGCGCTTGCCGGGCGGCCGCTGCGAGGCGCACGACGACGCCCGCTGGCTCCGTGCCCAACTTCGCGCCGCCGGCTTCGTCCTCGGCGCCGACGAGGAGCATGCCTCGCCGATCATCGTCACGATCAAGCTGCCGCCCGAAATCTCGGCGGAAGCGATGGGGGAGCGGCTGGAACGCCGGGGCTTTCTGACCAGCCACCGCAGCGGCTACCTCGCCGAGCGAAACTGGATCCAGTTCTGCCTCATGGCTCCGCCGCCCCGCCCGGTGCTGCAGACGCTCGTCGACGCGGTCCGCGAAGCGGCGGCTGAACTTGCCGCCAAGCCGGCCGAGGCCGTCACCAGCGGCGCGAGCTGA
- a CDS encoding NAD(P)/FAD-dependent oxidoreductase: MAATTRVMVVGGGAAGFFGAITAAEKLGAAGEVTIYEATANPLAKVRVSGGGRCNVTHACFEPRELVQRYPRGGRELLGAFHRWQPRDMVAWLLEQGVETKTEEDGRMFPVTDNSETIVACLQRAAEAAHVRVLTSMGVRKVERAGRDAASGFWVTLTDGTGLRCERLLLATGGNRSSVGFEIASTLGHTIEPLVPSLFTFHIDDPRLIGISGVSVENATAAVRGTKLKESGALLVTHWGLSGPAILKLSAWGARELAGRNYEFPLTVNFVPPHTRESVLRELTTIRERNPRKQIGTWSPVAVPHRLWERLVGGAKIALTTQWAGVGNAALGVLADQLTVAEFTVVGKSIFKDEFVTCGGVRLSEVDFRTMESRICPGLHFAGEMLDIDGVTGGFNFQAAWTTGWIAGSAIGEAGAAAATPVP, from the coding sequence ATGGCAGCAACAACACGCGTGATGGTGGTAGGCGGGGGCGCCGCGGGTTTCTTCGGCGCGATCACCGCCGCGGAGAAACTCGGCGCCGCCGGCGAAGTGACCATCTACGAGGCCACGGCCAACCCGCTGGCCAAGGTGCGCGTGTCCGGCGGCGGCCGCTGCAACGTCACGCATGCGTGTTTCGAGCCGCGGGAACTGGTGCAGCGGTATCCGCGCGGGGGACGCGAGTTGCTCGGCGCCTTCCACCGCTGGCAGCCGCGCGACATGGTGGCCTGGCTGCTCGAGCAGGGGGTCGAGACGAAGACCGAGGAGGATGGCCGCATGTTTCCGGTCACGGACAATTCCGAGACCATCGTGGCGTGCCTGCAGCGCGCGGCCGAGGCGGCGCACGTGCGCGTGCTCACGAGCATGGGCGTGCGCAAGGTGGAGCGGGCCGGGCGGGATGCAGCGAGCGGCTTCTGGGTGACGCTGACCGACGGCACCGGGCTGCGCTGCGAACGGCTGCTGCTGGCGACCGGCGGGAACCGCTCGTCGGTGGGCTTCGAAATCGCGAGCACGCTCGGCCACACCATCGAGCCGCTCGTGCCGTCATTGTTCACCTTTCACATCGACGATCCGCGGCTGATCGGAATCTCCGGCGTGTCGGTGGAGAACGCCACCGCGGCGGTGCGCGGCACGAAACTGAAGGAATCGGGCGCGCTGCTGGTGACGCACTGGGGGTTGAGCGGCCCGGCGATCTTGAAACTCTCGGCCTGGGGCGCGCGCGAGCTGGCGGGACGCAACTACGAGTTTCCGCTGACGGTGAACTTCGTGCCCCCGCACACGCGCGAGTCGGTGTTGCGCGAGCTGACCACGATCCGGGAGCGCAACCCGCGGAAGCAGATCGGCACGTGGAGCCCGGTCGCCGTGCCGCACCGGTTGTGGGAACGGCTGGTGGGCGGCGCGAAGATCGCGCTGACGACGCAATGGGCGGGCGTGGGCAACGCGGCGCTCGGCGTGCTCGCCGACCAGCTCACGGTGGCGGAGTTCACCGTCGTGGGGAAGAGCATCTTCAAGGACGAGTTCGTCACCTGCGGGGGCGTCCGGCTCAGCGAGGTGGATTTTCGCACGATGGAGAGCCGGATCTGCCCGGGCCTGCACTTCGCGGGCGAGATGCTCGACATCGACGGCGTGACCGGCGGCTTCAATTTCCAGGCAGCGTGGACGACCGGATGGATCGCGGGGTCGGCGATCGGCGAGGCCGGCGCCGCGGCGGCCACGCCCGTACCGTGA
- a CDS encoding TolC family protein produces MNLRRFPVFLLLSSSLFAAEPLRPDLLVGEVAARHPELAFYQAELAAARASRVVAGARPDPEVALEVGRKRVHDVAGALAGEGTAWSVSVAQTFEWPGRLALRKAIANQDVALAELGVARFSAALRARVLTLAYGVEAEQEKAAALAEVAERFRALKEVFLARDPAGVTPLLETRVIEAQELAIQRRATAAALALQAAVTELNQLRGAALGTALTVAPVGLSFSPAPAAAELLRAARENHFDYQARRLELEQQGFAVQLARRERLPNVTLSPYVAQEEAGERERTIGLGVSVPLPLGARSRGGVELAQARRRQAEAALQVAERELEREVLAAAHAFAARQAEVARWTPDAVTRFREAAALADRHYRLGAVPLATYVELQSAYLEAVEALLDTRQEALTAALELQRLTGWPTPFVAPRAPEESK; encoded by the coding sequence ATGAACCTGCGCCGATTTCCTGTCTTCCTGCTCCTGAGTTCCTCCCTTTTCGCGGCCGAGCCGCTTCGCCCCGACCTCCTGGTCGGCGAGGTGGCGGCCCGCCATCCCGAGCTCGCGTTCTACCAGGCCGAGTTGGCCGCCGCCCGCGCCTCGCGCGTGGTCGCCGGCGCCCGACCCGATCCCGAAGTGGCCCTCGAGGTTGGTCGCAAGCGCGTGCACGACGTCGCCGGCGCCCTCGCGGGCGAGGGCACCGCCTGGTCGGTGTCGGTGGCCCAGACGTTCGAGTGGCCCGGCCGCCTCGCGTTGCGCAAGGCGATCGCCAACCAGGACGTGGCCCTGGCTGAACTCGGCGTCGCGCGATTCTCCGCCGCCCTGCGGGCGCGCGTCCTGACGCTCGCTTACGGCGTGGAGGCGGAACAGGAGAAGGCGGCGGCGCTGGCCGAGGTGGCGGAGCGCTTTCGCGCCCTGAAGGAGGTCTTTCTTGCCCGCGATCCCGCGGGCGTGACTCCCCTGCTCGAAACGCGCGTCATCGAGGCGCAGGAGCTGGCGATCCAGCGGCGCGCGACGGCGGCCGCGCTGGCCCTCCAGGCGGCTGTGACCGAGCTCAACCAACTGCGCGGCGCGGCGCTCGGCACCGCGCTCACCGTCGCCCCGGTGGGCCTCAGCTTCAGTCCCGCCCCGGCGGCCGCTGAGTTGCTGCGCGCGGCCCGCGAGAACCACTTCGATTATCAGGCGCGCCGGCTGGAGCTGGAACAGCAGGGCTTCGCCGTGCAGCTCGCCCGCCGGGAGCGGCTGCCGAATGTGACCCTGAGTCCGTATGTTGCCCAAGAGGAGGCCGGCGAGCGGGAGCGCACGATTGGCCTCGGGGTGTCGGTGCCCCTGCCGCTGGGCGCCCGCAGCCGCGGCGGGGTTGAGCTCGCCCAGGCCCGGCGCCGCCAGGCGGAGGCCGCATTGCAGGTGGCCGAACGCGAGCTCGAGCGGGAGGTCCTCGCGGCCGCCCACGCGTTCGCCGCCAGGCAGGCGGAGGTGGCGCGGTGGACGCCCGACGCCGTGACGCGCTTTCGCGAGGCGGCCGCCCTCGCCGACCGCCACTACCGGCTCGGCGCCGTGCCGCTGGCCACCTACGTGGAGCTCCAATCCGCCTATCTCGAAGCCGTCGAGGCGCTCCTCGACACCCGCCAGGAGGCGCTCACGGCGGCGCTCGAACTGCAGCGCCTGACCGGCTGGCCAACCCCGTTCGTGGCGCCGCGCGCGCCGGAGGAATCCAAATGA
- a CDS encoding CusA/CzcA family heavy metal efflux RND transporter, translated as MIQTLLDVSLRRRPLVWLALLILIAIGVWSALRLPMDSVPDITNPQVLLNTEVPALAPEEIEQLVTRPLELQMAGLPGMIELRSLSKFGLSQVRMTFEDGVDLYRIRQLVTERIGAVQADLPEGIQPKLAPISTALGEVFYYTVEYKRGAPAPVTREAQLQELKQVQEYVVSPLLRATPGVAEVNTSGGYERQIVVTPDVARLTSVGLTTEELAERIRANTTNVGGGYVEIGGEQVVVRANTRVPGLAEIADLPLKFAGATAPLRVQDVASVDLGSAYRLGTATVDGREAVLGGVMMLAGANSRIVARDVALKVEQLQAKLPAGVELRPLYNRSDLVNRTLHTVEKSLFEGAILVIAVLLALLGNLRAALIVALAIPLSMLFAVTGMVGSRVSGNLMSLGAIDFGLIIDGAVVMVENILRHLGLRQRELGRGLSGDERLKVVRHAAREVANPMFFGVLIIAVVYVPILALTGIEGKMFRPMALTVIFALLGSLVLALTVMPVLCSHFLRGRVHEEDNVLVRGFKALYTRVLAAALRARTLVVLGAVLLFAGSVALFTRLGAEFIPQLEEGTMLLQFVRSGSAGLEVSAELQTRSERRLLAQFPEIDRIFGLTGTAEIAVDPMGPNLTDAYVEFKPEATWRKVDGRPITKAELIDLMRRDLAVFAPGQTFLFTQPIQMRFNEMMAGVRADIAVKLYGDDFAELDRLATQIRDVLRAIPGGGDVEFDAFGRTPMLEIRSNRAALQRYNLSSDELNHAIRAALAGEEVGTLFEGNRAFPIVVRLPETARRDLEQLRQVPVRAEGGGLLTLGQVATFERLEQVSAITRESGQRRAAILVNLRGRDTAGFVREAMARLQRDVKLPPGYTYEFGGQFENLQQARVRLAVIVPAALVFIFFLILMSFGRVRQAALIFASVPLAVTGGVFALWLRGLPFTISAGVGFIALSGIAVLNGIMLISFINQLRREGHDVRTAVVEGTLTRLRPKLLTALVASLGFVPMALATGAGAEVQRPLATVVIGGIITSTFLTLVVLPILYDWVEGGAKAAPRASSAPIPSPHA; from the coding sequence ATGATCCAGACCCTCCTTGACGTTTCGCTGCGCCGCCGACCGCTGGTCTGGCTCGCGTTGCTCATCCTCATTGCCATCGGGGTTTGGTCGGCGTTGCGGCTGCCGATGGACTCGGTGCCCGACATCACCAACCCGCAGGTCCTGCTCAACACCGAGGTGCCCGCCCTCGCGCCTGAGGAGATCGAGCAGCTCGTGACGCGGCCCCTGGAGCTCCAGATGGCGGGATTGCCGGGCATGATCGAGCTGCGCTCGCTTTCGAAGTTCGGGCTCTCACAGGTGCGCATGACCTTCGAGGACGGCGTCGACCTTTACCGGATTCGACAGCTTGTGACGGAGCGGATCGGGGCCGTGCAGGCGGACCTGCCCGAGGGTATCCAGCCCAAGCTCGCGCCCATCAGCACCGCGCTGGGCGAGGTTTTCTACTACACGGTCGAATACAAACGAGGCGCCCCGGCCCCGGTGACGCGCGAGGCGCAGTTGCAGGAGCTCAAGCAGGTTCAGGAATACGTGGTGAGTCCGCTCCTGCGGGCGACGCCCGGCGTCGCCGAAGTGAACACGAGCGGCGGCTACGAGCGGCAGATCGTGGTGACGCCCGACGTGGCGCGCCTCACGAGCGTGGGGCTGACGACGGAGGAGCTCGCGGAGCGCATTCGCGCGAACACCACGAACGTCGGCGGCGGCTACGTGGAAATTGGCGGCGAGCAGGTTGTGGTTCGGGCCAACACCCGCGTGCCCGGCCTGGCGGAGATCGCGGACTTGCCGCTGAAATTTGCCGGCGCCACCGCTCCGCTGCGCGTCCAGGATGTCGCCTCCGTCGACCTCGGCTCGGCCTACCGCCTCGGCACGGCGACGGTGGACGGACGTGAGGCGGTGCTCGGGGGCGTGATGATGCTGGCCGGAGCCAACAGCCGGATCGTCGCCCGCGACGTGGCGCTCAAGGTCGAGCAGTTGCAGGCCAAGCTGCCTGCGGGCGTCGAGCTGCGGCCGCTGTACAACCGCTCCGACCTCGTGAACCGCACGCTGCACACCGTCGAGAAGAGCCTGTTCGAAGGTGCGATCCTCGTGATCGCGGTGCTGCTGGCCCTGCTCGGCAACCTTCGCGCCGCGTTGATCGTCGCGCTGGCGATCCCGCTCTCGATGCTCTTTGCGGTGACCGGGATGGTCGGCAGTCGTGTCTCCGGCAACCTGATGAGCCTGGGCGCGATCGACTTCGGCCTGATCATCGACGGCGCGGTGGTGATGGTGGAGAACATCCTGCGCCACCTCGGCCTCCGTCAGCGCGAGCTGGGCCGGGGGCTCAGCGGCGACGAGCGGCTCAAGGTGGTGCGACACGCCGCCCGCGAGGTGGCGAACCCGATGTTCTTCGGCGTGCTGATCATCGCGGTCGTTTATGTGCCCATCCTCGCGCTCACGGGCATCGAGGGGAAAATGTTCCGGCCGATGGCGCTCACCGTCATCTTCGCGCTGCTCGGCTCGCTGGTCCTCGCGCTCACGGTGATGCCGGTGTTGTGCTCGCATTTCCTGCGCGGGCGCGTGCACGAGGAGGACAACGTGCTCGTGCGCGGCTTCAAGGCGCTCTACACGCGCGTGCTCGCGGCGGCCCTGCGCGCGCGGACGCTTGTGGTCCTCGGGGCGGTGCTGCTGTTTGCGGGCTCGGTTGCGCTCTTCACCCGTCTCGGCGCGGAGTTCATCCCGCAACTTGAGGAGGGAACCATGCTGCTCCAGTTCGTCCGCAGCGGCAGTGCCGGGCTCGAGGTGTCCGCCGAACTGCAAACCCGCTCCGAGCGCCGGCTGCTGGCGCAGTTTCCCGAGATCGACCGCATCTTCGGCCTGACCGGCACGGCCGAGATCGCCGTCGATCCCATGGGCCCGAACCTCACCGACGCGTACGTCGAGTTCAAACCCGAGGCCACGTGGCGAAAGGTCGACGGCCGCCCGATCACAAAGGCGGAGCTGATCGACCTGATGCGCCGCGACCTCGCCGTGTTCGCCCCGGGGCAGACGTTCCTTTTCACCCAACCGATCCAGATGCGGTTCAATGAAATGATGGCGGGCGTGCGCGCCGACATCGCGGTCAAGCTCTACGGCGACGACTTCGCCGAGCTCGACCGGCTCGCCACCCAGATTCGAGACGTGCTGCGCGCCATCCCCGGCGGCGGTGACGTCGAGTTCGATGCCTTCGGACGCACGCCCATGCTGGAGATCCGCTCGAACCGGGCCGCCCTGCAGCGGTACAATCTCTCGTCTGATGAGTTGAACCACGCGATCCGCGCCGCGCTCGCCGGCGAGGAGGTCGGCACGTTGTTCGAGGGCAACCGCGCCTTCCCCATCGTGGTGCGTCTGCCGGAGACGGCGCGGCGCGACCTGGAGCAGCTCCGGCAGGTGCCGGTGCGGGCCGAGGGTGGCGGCCTGCTGACGCTTGGCCAGGTCGCCACGTTCGAGCGGCTCGAGCAGGTCAGCGCGATCACGCGCGAGTCCGGCCAGCGCCGCGCCGCGATCCTGGTGAACCTGCGTGGGCGCGACACCGCCGGCTTTGTCCGCGAGGCGATGGCGCGCCTCCAGCGCGACGTGAAGCTGCCCCCGGGTTACACGTACGAGTTCGGCGGGCAGTTCGAGAACCTGCAGCAGGCGCGGGTGCGGTTGGCGGTCATCGTGCCCGCCGCGCTCGTGTTCATCTTCTTCCTCATCCTGATGAGCTTCGGCCGGGTGCGGCAGGCGGCCCTCATCTTTGCCTCGGTGCCGCTCGCCGTCACCGGCGGCGTCTTCGCCCTGTGGCTGCGTGGCCTCCCGTTCACCATCAGCGCGGGCGTCGGGTTCATCGCCCTCAGCGGCATCGCCGTGCTGAACGGCATCATGCTCATCAGCTTCATCAACCAGCTCCGGCGCGAGGGGCACGATGTGCGCACCGCCGTTGTCGAGGGCACGCTCACACGGCTGCGGCCCAAGCTTCTTACCGCCCTGGTGGCCTCGCTCGGCTTCGTGCCGATGGCGCTGGCCACGGGCGCCGGCGCCGAGGTCCAGCGCCCGCTCGCGACCGTCGTCATCGGCGGGATCATCACCTCGACCTTCCTTACCCTGGTCGTCCTGCCCATCCTGTACGACTGGGTGGAGGGCGGGGCGAAGGCGGCGCCCCGCGCCTCTTCGGCGCCGATTCCCAGTCCCCACGCCTGA
- a CDS encoding four-carbon acid sugar kinase family protein: protein MPDFFLADDLSGALDAGAAFLRVGRRVRIVLRPGAWERRTPEEVLGITTETRNASPTAAASVVRATLGIAAARGEKLVYKKIDSTLRGPVAAEIEAVKAMMPLVRVLFAPANPRVGRTVQNGRLLVKGVPVAETDFGRDPASPLRASAVREILGRAADVDVAIPDTLQESDLAEAVRRMDADGAPWLPVGSGALAVPVAARLADRGAPTPAPTWPPVPASPVLMLGGSAHPLNQEQAAALEREYGVARLTLSLEQPAQAILGAADQLRRVGGAILHGPAARISPAAALRAVVDASVALIDGGGVRRIFATGGETAHALCERLDIRSLELCEEIEPGLCLSVGESPRGAYLLAVKPGGFGDTQTWIRAFERLKE from the coding sequence ATGCCCGATTTCTTCCTGGCTGACGACTTAAGCGGCGCGCTCGACGCGGGTGCCGCGTTCCTGCGCGTCGGGCGCCGGGTGCGCATCGTGCTGCGCCCTGGCGCGTGGGAGCGGCGTACGCCCGAGGAGGTCCTCGGCATCACGACCGAGACGCGCAACGCGAGCCCGACGGCCGCGGCCTCGGTGGTGCGCGCCACGCTCGGGATCGCGGCGGCACGCGGGGAGAAGCTCGTGTACAAGAAGATCGATTCGACCCTGCGCGGGCCGGTGGCGGCCGAGATCGAGGCGGTGAAGGCGATGATGCCTCTCGTGCGGGTCCTGTTCGCCCCGGCCAATCCACGCGTGGGCCGCACGGTGCAGAACGGCCGTCTGCTGGTGAAGGGCGTGCCGGTGGCGGAGACCGACTTTGGCCGTGATCCGGCGAGCCCGCTGCGCGCAAGCGCGGTGCGGGAGATTCTCGGCCGTGCCGCGGATGTCGATGTGGCGATTCCGGATACGCTGCAGGAATCCGACCTGGCCGAGGCGGTGCGCCGGATGGATGCGGACGGTGCGCCGTGGCTGCCAGTCGGATCCGGCGCGCTGGCGGTGCCCGTGGCGGCGCGACTGGCGGACCGGGGCGCGCCCACGCCGGCGCCGACCTGGCCGCCGGTGCCGGCCTCGCCGGTGCTGATGCTCGGCGGCAGCGCCCATCCCTTGAACCAGGAGCAGGCCGCCGCCCTCGAGCGAGAGTACGGCGTGGCGCGGCTCACGCTCTCGCTGGAGCAGCCCGCCCAGGCGATCCTCGGGGCCGCGGATCAACTCCGCCGCGTGGGCGGTGCGATCTTGCATGGACCCGCCGCGCGCATCAGCCCCGCCGCGGCCTTGCGCGCGGTGGTCGACGCCAGCGTGGCGCTGATCGACGGCGGCGGCGTGCGCCGGATCTTTGCGACCGGCGGCGAAACGGCCCACGCGCTGTGCGAGCGGCTCGACATTCGCTCGCTGGAGCTCTGCGAGGAAATCGAGCCCGGCCTGTGCCTCTCGGTCGGGGAATCGCCCCGCGGCGCCTACCTGTTGGCGGTCAAACCGGGCGGCTTCGGCGACACCCAGACGTGGATCCGCGCATTCGAGCGGCTGAAGGAGTGA